The genomic region aaatttgagtaacgcagatattatatgtactagatttccgcccgcggcttcgcccgcgtttgtaAAGGAAAACcggcacagttcccgttcccgtgggaattccgggataaaaactatgctatgtgttaatccaagttaccctctatatgtgtgctaaatttcattgtaatcggttcagtagtttttacgtgaaagagtaacaaacatataaaaagaaagagtaacatacatccatacaaactttcgcatttataatattagtaggattaagatattaagatatacatatattaagatGTGACAACGTCCTTAAACATGTTTGCGGTGCAAGActtcaatttacaaaattcaattattattttgccttttttatttgttttacttttaattattattaccaatattttcagaagaaaataaattattgatgtaTCCAGAACGAGagtttcattttaaactttaaatgtatttataaaattaaagaccAATAAACCAGAAGCGTTCTTTATGTTTAGATGATGTTGATGCTACAATAAGAAACgagaaattaacaataaattatcttttatattgttctatcgatttgaataataaaataaaatttgaaaaaggaatgtttcctttcagAAAAATTTGCTATCCCTAGTATTTCAAGTACTTTCCTTTCAGGGCAcatcgaaaatttccacactgtatatatacaaacaaatatataaatattgctCGTTTAATGGTATAggataaatagtaaatttatttatcaacaaCATTCCTACGATAGCAAATAAAATCGAActactgatttatttatactgtgGCGTGCTCGCCCGTCTCCATAGGTCACCGGAGTTCATGTCGCGCCGGCTCCTGCGGAACGCGGGCGCGAGCCGTCTCAGCGCCTAAAATGCCTAAACTTTCAAAATCATGGGCTCTTAAGTTCACGTTAGTTACATTTCAATATCGAAATAGGTAGAATCAGTCAGCGCGAGCGTCGGTAGTAAGTATAAACGTAACTATAGAATTAACACAGAtgtattttttagataatatgACGTGAAGTGAAGACTATTACCGATTGTCATCCGGATTTTTcaagatattaattttattggctGCAAATGACTGTTTTTATTCAGACAAACACACAATGCAATGAAGTAATAGACTTCATTTACGCTTAaagtttcattcatttattattatttataaaatatacacacaccggcacaattagcggAACAGAAACCGATACGCGAGAACATCGTCTGGGATTTGAACGAATGGCAGCAGGTTCTCTTTATTGATGAGTGCAGTCgagttcttttaaaacagATCAATGGGAGACAGCGAATATGGAGACACAGAGGAGAACGCCAAATATAGTCTAATTTTGAACACACAGTGGCTTATGGTGGCGGCTCGATAATGGTTTGGGGAGGGATATGTTTGAGAGCTCGCACGGAGTTATTGATAGTCACAGGAGGGACCATGACAGCAGATAGATACATCAGAGACATTTAAGAAGAACATGTTGTACCATTTGCCCCATTTATTGGTGACTACTTTATTCTAATGCAAGATAATGCTCGTGCTCATAGTGCACAATCGGTACAGGCATATCTGAGCCACGTAGGTATACCGGTGATGCAGTGGCCAGCAAATTCCCCCGATATGAATCCGATAAAGCATGTCTGGGACTTGCTAAAAAGAAGGGTTAAATCCAGAATGCCAACCCCCAACAATCTGAATGAACTTGGAAACGAATTACTTGAGAAGTGGGAGCGGTTGCCTCAAGAAATCATCGGTAACATAATCTGTAGCAAGCCTAGATGAATGGAAACCGTAATCAGAGCAAGAGGGGGAAACACTCGttattattttgctttaattttattgtcaaatcatttattgcttactttttttatttttttgtgatggttcataatcatctaaaaatttcacttatttcaaatttcttaattttttcaataaaaaataacgaagacTTTTCAAAGTCGTTGTTAAAAGATGTTAATCaacttgttattttgtatctaattacattttcgtcaaatatatgcgttattatctcatagtctcacttttttttttgttccgctaattgtgccggtgtgtatataataatgcatttaatCGAAAGTTTTTGACATGTGAGAAAATACCATAATTATTTCCAATAACATGAAGTCTACAATTagaaagtttaatatttttgtccaAAAACATGTGTCGACGACTGTACCCCATTTTACGTTAGTATGTAgaagtttacattaaaatttaatggttTTCTAAGTCAAAAGTCAAGCAAAAATTGGCCTGATATTGGGCACTATTTCAAGCACAATTTTTTGAGACgtaaattatacctatagCTCGTTCGATATTCGCGCACtgaggtgagtatgctgggcgtagaacctacgcccagcatactcactgAACGAAGCCTATAACTCCGAAGTTATTCGAGcactgttttttctttttgggcACCGTTTGGCACTATTTGGgaactattttttgaagtatGAATTATGTTTGAAGCGTATACAGATTCTCCGGACggaggtgagtatgctgggcgaAACCTTCGTCCAGCATACTCATCGAACTATGGCTATAACTTCGCAAGTACAagagcactatttttttcctttgggCACTATTTAGCACTATTTCAGAACAGTTTTTTGACATTCATGAAATATCAGGATTCCAtggtgagtatgctggacgAAGGGACACAAAGATTGTCTgagccaaatttcatcaaaatcggttgaaaggtttaagcgggaaagcgtaacagacagagttactttcgcatttataatattaatagggaTTTATAGACTTGATTTATCTACGACTATTGAAAATTGTCTCTCAAttctaaataggtacctacctgtGCAGCTACCTATTGAAAAAGTTCAAACAAGTATGTAACCTATGTAATTGGCAGCTTGGTCCGTTTTGTCTATCGCGCGCGTCGTAACTCATagattatgataaaataaaaagggaGATGCATTTAAATTGCGCTTATAGTTAGGTTGTAATCTAAGtagttaggtatataaaatagttaatcAAGTctgattaaaaagtaaaatcgCACGAGTAATGTACATAAACGAATTTATCCTTATAATCCAAATGCTCTTGTGGGAAATGTTTagtataaaaagtagcctcAGTTACATCCGCTCTactaggctatattatatacctacctacttttaGTCATGTGCtttaaaaaagagtgtgtgtgccgagctcacgtgtcagaagtgaaacatctttggcaagattcaaaggtCATTCGTCGCCTTAGGTACTCCATGACATGACGGTATTGCATTATGCGacgttgaaattttactctcaaggCAAAtgcaaaagaagtttcacgacaaaaatgaataaaaattaattttacatttcaaaGCTTCAGAAAAAAACACCAAAATGTgtaagatttaaaatattgatttattcattgtgaCGAAAGTATTTTGATTAGCAATAACAAGTAGACAAATAAACCTATGTGAAGGcagtttcattttttattttttttattaaaataattattttgtacaatatatctaatacactgcaATACTATGTTCCTTTCTTGGCGAATCTCATTACTTAATAGCTTTTCCAGAAGAGTTGAAGGAATTTTTCGcttgaatgtatttttaacaatttttttactatgATTATTAGCGTGAGTTTGTTTGCTATTGGGTTGTTTTTGGGGTTTGATATTTTCTACTGTTGTTATATTACTTATGTCAACTTTAACAACTTTTACTTCTTCAGGTCCACTGTCATCTTCATCAATATCATGTTTTTGACTttcttcatttttaattgtgctTTCTTctgctattaattttttatttagtgttTTTTGGTTACATTTATTAACTACTTGATCTGTAGAATCAGTTTTGGAATCTTCCTCATCAGATGATCCATAATCATTAATCAGTGATGTAAGGATGCCACATAGCACAGGTTCTGACGTTAAAGTATTTTCATGATTGTCATCCATTACAAATTCATCTTCTTCTATCATGTCAGGAGCTAATACTTGTTCTGTTTCTTTATCATTACTTTCATCTAGTAGATGCTGAAGGCCTGGAAAGGGTTTCAATTTTCTTTCTTCAACAGCGacagaaataattttgctAATCTTTTTTGGAACACACTGTTTTTCAGTTGTTTTCACGAGAATGTCAGTTTTTGTAACATTATGTTTTCGAGAAGTATGATTGTCAAATGGTCTCTTCCTTTTCATTTGTTGTTGGGTAtctgtaacataatatgtaaaatgtaataaataataagttatcaCATTTTGTTCTTGTGAACTTTAGAAGTTTGATTCAAGGAATGGAAACTCTGCAGGTAAAACCCTGGAACTGCATATTTCCCATTGACTATCCAGATGAAGCTGCATGTGgaaagttataatattataatatactagtgatagttttcatttattaattaaacacaTACAGTTTTTGATAGTGATAACACTGCTAGCTGCTTCAAAGTCTataaagatattaatttaagattattGGCACAAATTagaattcaaaattaatttaattaaacccaTCTTACCTTTATTCTTATTACGACTCCCAATACCCATTTTTTCACCTCTTTcaattttttctttgatttctgaatttttcttttcaatattGGATTTAGTTGGATATTTTTTCCTTCTTTCTTCTCTCCATCGTTCAATTTCTTCTGGATTATTGAGCTTTGCaatctttttatataaaccTGTTGAATGCTGCATTTGAAcatgtttaataataactttagGATGTGCTATGAACTGACAGCCATCTATATTGCATTTCTGTAATGAGAGAACAAAtaagattattaattaaatacacattaaaaaaaataattaaactttacatGCACAGATTAGAAGAACTAAGTTttctttataaagtaaattgctctagattatttacaaattaatgtgAGCACCTGTGgctatctatattatattaagaaagCCATCAAACAATACCTGATGTTGTTTTTTATGGTTTTCAAGAATTTGTTGGGTTCTGAAACCTCTGTCACATGTTTCACACCAGTATTCATCGCTAAACGATTGATTTCCAAAAGGGctactattattatacgatacgttcctatttaaaaaactacCATGTGGTCGAGTATTCATAAAGCGATTGTCTCTCAAATTgggtatatatttttcatttggaTACATATCATTTGGCCAATACATAGCGAAGAAAAAGGTATTTAGACGGCAAGGTTATAACTGAATCTATGTAGGAgaaaaattttgctatttatataattagtattttaagAACCCTAGATTTGCTCTTTGCAAATTAAAcacgtttatttaatatttaatacattactTCCAAGATGAACACGTTTATTTGATACAGTGCAATACAGTGTTTTGATTACAGATTATCTGTCAAGTGTCATCATACATGACATAAATCATAATGAGTTGCCAAAAGAAAAAGATGAAGATGATCTAATAAACTTTACCACAGAGAATTGGTGCAATAACGTAGACAGAGAAACTAAGTTAGTTACTTAGTTACTCTGTCTACGtgcaataatttattcttacataaattaaactcaaactcaaactcaaacattcatttattcaattagactactatttagtagcactttcgaatcgtcattacatagataagtatttttaacatttaccaccgattcggaaagcagtatctatggagaagaatcggcaagaaactccatagttgctcttttatgTGTTTAacatcatgtcaatattacaatatatgaaacttatatctaatacataatatgccaaagaactgtcctgtggtttttacgcgacaaccctccatgggtttttatcgtccatatattcctgaatactgtagtacgctctctaaactagtacattttttatataagttttaaatttagaactactaaactctttaatattgtgaggaattctattgtaaaagcgtataccttgacccataaattaattttttactttagctaatcggaaaaatggcatttcaattctattcctgttccttgtgccataatcgtgtctatctcctactcttgtgtgtaagtcggagcttttgtgtacatgcaaaatattattaaatatatactgtgatggtacagtaaggataccagtattcttaaaatgatctcttagtgagtcccgagcacgtaaattataaataaataaaataaataaataaataaaatatcctttattgaattattatgtacattagGACGACTAAGATCCGttagacaaaaataaaatacaagagtaattacattacattacacagttattgaaataatacaaaaaagaatcaatttatcaaattatatatagagcgaatggctcttttctgtaatataaatatagtttctatatctgcagccctgccccacagtagaattccataggacataatgctatgaaagtagctgaaataaaccaatctagccgtatcttcatcggtgagatgtcttatttttcggactgcatatgcagctgaactgagcttacctgcagcggtgttgacatgggctccccactgtagtttctcgtcctatgttaaccctagaaatacagtagactcagtaggatgcaatacctccccgttcaaggtaatatctctgttcaccttttttacgttaggaagtaaaaattcaacacaagtggtttttttggcatttaataataaattattggcagtaaaccattcagatatgtgtgaaagagcactgttcacttcgtcaacatttgggtcatgcctatccacattaaaaattaatgaggtatcatctgcaaacagaactatttcacacctatcctgcaaataatagggaagatcattgatatataccaagaacaagaagggaaCTAAAAttgacccctgtggaacaccaatgttaattgacgcaccgctagaacgttctccattaacaactacagtctgtatcctatcatgcaggtatgacgctatgaggttctgtgcttttcctttaattccatagtgattaagtttacgtaacaaagtacaatgttcaacgcagtcaaatgccttggagaggtcacaaaatatccccagagcattttttgagttttcccatgctttatatatatgtgttagaagtgctactccagcatctgtggttgagcgcccctttgtgaaaccaaactgtttggtgtgcagtaaatcattagatgcaaaatgactactcaattggtttaatattaacttctcgaataccttacttaatgttggtaaaatagagataggtctataattgttacagtcttcttgatcgcccttcttaaatagaggtataactttactaagctttagtaaattaggaaatgtaccacagtcacaacacttattaaatataaaagctaaatttttcgcaatattttctattatattattaactaaatttacggacattccccaaagatcacaagtattttttagattaagcgtcATATaggcagtaacaatatcactagcagttacgtgtcgtaattcaaataatgtactgcaccccgcaacatggtccctcaaaaaggtttctgcaagtgctgaagacgaatttaaactaCTAGTAATAGTAAcagggacactactgaagaattcttcaaaagcaagtGCAACATtagcacttttgtcaat from Colias croceus chromosome 3, ilColCroc2.1 harbors:
- the LOC123706381 gene encoding nuclear fragile X mental retardation-interacting protein 1; protein product: MYWPNDMYPNEKYIPNLRDNRFMNTRPHGSFLNRNVSYNNSSPFGNQSFSDEYWCETCDRGFRTQQILENHKKQHQKCNIDGCQFIAHPKVIIKHVQMQHSTGLYKKIAKLNNPEEIERWREERRKKYPTKSNIEKKNSEIKEKIERGEKMGIGSRNKNKDTQQQMKRKRPFDNHTSRKHNVTKTDILVKTTEKQCVPKKISKIISVAVEERKLKPFPGLQHLLDESNDKETEQVLAPDMIEEDEFVMDDNHENTLTSEPVLCGILTSLINDYGSSDEEDSKTDSTDQVVNKCNQKTLNKKLIAEESTIKNEESQKHDIDEDDSGPEEVKVVKVDISNITTVENIKPQKQPNSKQTHANNHSKKIVKNTFKRKIPSTLLEKLLSNEIRQERNIVLQCIRYIVQNNYFNKKNKK